The window GGGGTGGGTTCGTGGCGAACCTTCTCCGTCATCTGTTTGGCACTGTAATACGACAGGCTGAGGCCCATGATGGCCAGCATCATGGCGATCTGGTTGACAGAGCGGTCTCGCGTCGGAGCCTGAACCTCACCTGCTACCTGCCTCTggaaaaataatggaaaaaaaacgATTGTTAACAAGGCCAACCTCTTGCACACGGACTTCCTCACGAGGACCAATGTTCTGCTCAGTCACGTGGGTTGAATGAAATCATTAAACATTTACTGCCAATAAAGTTACGTTTAGACCGCAGGAGAGGAACTGTTTGTAATCAaaagcatacaaaaaaaaaaaaaaaaaaaagcaaaagcaaaaagaGTCAATTCCAAcaggattttttaaaatcagaaCCAGATTATGACAGTATTTGTTAGGATAAGTAGATGAAACAGTCAAACGAGTGACGCCACACTCATGTTTAAGCCAATCTCAAAAAGGTGACATTAAGACGGTTTAACAAATCGCTCTGCAATTAAAGCAAGTAGGTTTAGACGGGTCTAAGAATAGTAAGATGATAAATCTGCTTAAGATTAAAAAGATTAAGTATACAATCATTAGGCAGGGCTTAACATGAAGGATGCCTGATGGGTTTTTTTGGGACAGGTTCACAgaaaatgtacacatttttacGCAGTGCAAACTTAAAGATTTAGATTTCTGTGAAAATGGTTGTCGATTTGGAAACTAAGCAAAGGTTATTCAACTGGCTAATAGCAATGATTTGTTGAAACTGCAAGAATGATTTGCAATGTTCTGCACAAAGAATGACGTAGATGCTTGGAAAAAGCAGCCTGAAACTGATTAAATAATGCAGTATTTTGAGCTGTTATGATGCTATAAAAATAATAGGAAAATCAAAAATTGCTAGTGAGtttcacaaagaaatggcaaaataacacattgaaataaatgtttaaattctgAGGACTgaaaagtattttctttttagaGTAGTGTTGATGCACCCCAATATTAGTACAAGTACTAAATCTGTGATTCAAGACAGACGATTTtggatgttttaaatgttaaaactttGAAACAAAATGTCAGTAAGAACAAATTAATCAAGACGCTTGTTTACAACCGTTCCCCCCTGCTGCTTTCATGCTATTTTTATATTCCAAGTCGTGAGAATTACATCCAGCTCATGAGGGATGAATCTAAACTGGTATTTCTCATGTGTACACAGCCTTCATTCAGCCCTTCACGGTCATTGTTCATATAATTAGAGTTCAGTTGCTTTTAGCCTGGAGGAATGCAGTGGGCAGCCGAGATCTGGCTTTGGGTAAAAGCCAGACCGGCACCAGTCTGATCTTTCCAATGGACAGATTTACACGTCCCATACCAACATTACTTTCTCCTAGCAAAAGCCATTATGCAAGTGTCACatatgcatgcattttaaaaggAGTCATATCAtgcattatcattttattttgataccGAATAGGTGTCGTTGACGTGTAAATGTGAACAAATGGCGTTTTCCACTTGGAAGGAAGTTGAGTTTTGAAAGCTACAGTATGTTTTCCTAGCACAATAAAGTATATCGCATAAGACTGAGGAAATTTCGGTTCCCCACGATATGAGCCATTTAAATAAGCAATCTGAAAACTTACACATTCACAGACGAAACCAagtttgaacaaaaacacaccTGCAGGAGACGAAAGTATCCAGGAGTCAACCTGCCGAGCCTGATGATCATCGCTGCGGTCTTTGTTCACGACGAGGCTGAAACGAACCTCCCGAGGGTTGTGTAATGCCAAAGAGTGAACCTGTAGACcagagaggaggaggagtcCATTAGATAACCATCCAGatgcaaatgcaaatgcaaattatTGTGAACCGAATCAGTGCAACAACGAAGGACTTTATTCTGTCATTCCGACTTAAAATTGTGCATTAGTTGAATGATACAACTTCACCTTGAAATAGCCTTCGCAATGTTCAAAAGGAGGGTtaaaagaaaacacaacaagAGTTTGTTTTGCCATGAACCAAATATGGCTGATGCAAGAGAATGGGAACACTTCTAGCCGTAGGCACAATCCTAAACAAATGCAAGTCCATTTGACTTTGGTTTCAGGGAATCACGTCTGTGTGACAGTAATCTGTTGTCTGAAAACACATACTGTGCTAGTTTAAACCGGACCTACTCAGCCCCAAATAAGAAACATAAGTAAAATCATCCAAAGTCTGCAAGGCACCATTACTCAGAACAGATTCATAAAACAATGATCCAAACTCTTCAACAATTCTGATGATGCTGTAGACTAATAACTGCAAATTTGGTAATTTAAAAGTAGGATTGAAAAGATAAAAGGAACTAAATCTACCCAAACCACTTAGAATTTGGTAAGCAGTAAGGCGGCAATGGTAGACACATGTTTGGGTTGCATCTACCAACCTTGCTGCAATTGTACGCTTGTTCGGAAAAAGGAAAGACGACTCTGTCAAAGTTGCTCCAAGGCAAAGTCCAAAAACAGCTGGAATGGAAAAACCAGCGGGACATTCAAAGGTTAGGTAAGAAGAGAAAATGTGGCATTTCTAGCAGCCAAAGTTGGTCTTTAAATGTAGAGGACTGCCAGCCAGACTGCGAACAGCATGAGCGCTCAGCGAATGAAGAAGCAGCTCGAAGAGGAAGTTTTCTCTGGAGCTCCGCCCTTTTATACAACCTGACCTCTCGCAATCAGATTGGTGGATTGTCTtgctccctctccctctctttaCCATGCACAGCTGTCAGAATGCATCATGCACTCTCTGGCTTGAACACATACACACCCACTTGGTCAACCACCACAATATTATGGTATTGAAACACTACGAACTTGTCAGATATAATTTTCTCATTTACTTAACCACACAAAtctggagaaaaacaaaaagaatggAGTGAGTGtgcatgtgaaaaaaaaaagcatgcaaaagATGCAACATGTTTTCAAGCTTGCTCTCCATTATCCTGCTTCCAAATGAGGACGGAGTGACCGCATTCACCCAGCATTATGCTTCTTCATCTCAAGCCACACAGCCGTGCACCGTGTTTTCGTTATGTAAGTCTATTCCATTCACTGGTCTGAATTACCGAATGCATCACTGCAGATTTTCCAAAGAGTGATGTAACAAATGTCATCACATTACGTAGGGATGACCTAATTTGGTAGGGGTCTTCAGTAAACGTCCAATTGtgttaatttgaaaataaaaataaaaatctaacaCGTAAGAGCCAAGAAAACCGCGTTAGGGAAATATAAAATGTGCAACAAAGGAACAATGCATGTAAAACTTAAGAGCCCTAGTTTCTCGCAATTAAAAATAAGCTTGAAAACAAGCACTTTCAAGATTTGTCAGCGGAAGTAGGAAATACCAAAGCCTGTGTAGGGGGGCCTTCAACTATTGACAATGGGGGACCTTGCAGTTACAAAGTTGAGAATCACTGACCTGATTCAGAGTttctataattgtttttttgtttgtttgttttggagcATGGTTTGGTGAAAGgaacaaatgtttcttttcaGTGAGAAAAAAAACGTAATTTCTTATGGTTTCTAGTGTACATTTTCATCTTTGGTGGGATTAAAAATGCGAAAAGCAttgcaaaacattaaaactCACTTAATCAAACAAATCAGAATGGGATGAAAATCTGACAGACATCAAATCTAAACCATAAAGATGGTTTAAACAGACACAAGGAACATCAATTACAATCACTTCACTTTAGTTTAGCCTTTTTGGAGTCATCCTTGAACATTTTCCCAGATTATTTTTCCAAGTGATTTTAAATCCAGTTTATAaatgttcagttaaaatgatcTGAATCCCTGAGGCCAGTCTTGTTGACACTTGCCATAAAAATCCAACCATACCTACACCTACCTACagcaaaaagagaaaaacacattagaacCTATGAAATGTGTGGTAAAACAATGCTCTTTTAACCCTTATCTAGAACAAGATCTTTTAACTTTTGATCTTGATTACTGCAAGTACAGGGGTAAATCGCATCCAGAACGTTTCATTGTAAAACCAAagagaaaaaacaagaaatcataTTTTAGGGCcaataagatattttgtaccCAGATAGTTATGTGTATTATGAgagtattaaaaaaatcatcattGAAAATACcatgaataataaaaagaaagaatattcaaccacaaaactaaaacatccaGACAGCAAGGAGTATTAGGAGGGAATTTTTTCttaattgtcaaaaaaaaaaaaattatatatcaatgcaaaaaaaaaaaaaagggtacgTCATGAACCCTAAAATAGgtctcattttctttttattttgccTTTGGAGCAAAATGGGACTTGAATTCCTAAAATTTACCCATAAAAtgagttatttatatttaatgtatatgtaAAAACGGAGTGATTGAAAAATCATCATAAGCGGATCAGAAAGAGACAAATCCGCCACAAAATATAATGACTACAAAAGTGATACATGACTATTACAAATCCAGAACTATGAATCTCCGACTAAAACCCATCGGATTCCTGGATTGACCTTGATTTTGGAGAGCAATCGTAGCACATCCCCCTCTTTCAGTCTTCAACAATGCCCCTCATTGGAACCCCCCCCTCCGCCCACCATCCCCACATTCTCCGCCCCCTTCTTTAACTCCGCCCTCACATCTGAAAGGAGTCTGGGGGCTTCCCTCCATTCACGGACAATGGCACCAAAGCAGACTTGAGTATCAGGGATGCTGCACATCAATTACATCATGGTCCAATCAGATGACTCCCGGCCATAAAGCATCATTCCCACTCCTCCAAAAGCTTAAGCTCCGCCTACAGCCCAACCACTCATGTTTGTGGCATGTGCACAGTTTCTAGTTTCTTTAACAATGCACATGGCTGCAGCGGCTCTCGGCATCACCTAACATGCTCATGTTCTTGTGACACATACAGATTCAAGAGTTTACCTATCAATCATCCACTGTGCAAAGGCAAGAGTTTAACAtgacaaaatgcaaaatgcgtCCTTATTTTAGTTAATATACAAACCCTACTAAAATAACTGAGCATTTAGCTTGAAACATTACACATTTATAACAGAAAATTTAGTTATTTTGCAGTTTATCAACATGCAGCAAATTTCAAAGTATTAAGTTTCAATTATAAAATCAGAAACTCAACTAGACATCATAAGCTGTCAAAAGAGACACATATACAtccagcatttatttaaatgcaaggTGTAAAGATGGTTTGCTGACCAACTGTGATCAGATCACTGAAAACAGATGGAAGAGTGTGACCAAGAGGTCTTGACCAAACTGCTAACGTTCACACTTCTACATTAATGACAAGAGAGGAATGAAgatacaattaaatatacagGAGACTCAATCAATTGAAGTGGCCCTCGTTTCAGAACAACGTCCCACCCTTATGTGCCGCTGACCTGCATTCAAAAAGTAATAGTTGTAATAATCAGATCAGTGGCTAATGTCATGCAAGAATTTCTGCATAAGCAATTGAACCACAAAATCCACGTTCTTATCGACTATTAAGGTAAAACGTGTTGCAAAAATCTGCTTTCATACAAATGTGTTGAAGTCAGTTTCATATGGCATGCAACACTAATCAGAAACATATTTCAATGCAAGACATCTCCACTTATTTTGTCTATAAACAAAgacctaattaaaaaaaaatgtgcttaaaaaataaagtccatcaaaacttaatttccaACAACGTAGACCAACACGAAATATTACAGTAATCACTTTCTTATTTTCCTGGATTTCAGTTATTCAAATCTACATTCAATACAAGgtcttcatttttaatgaaatgacaTTTGTAATTATTCAAATGCACACTATAATCAATGTTTCTTATTTAGGCAAAACCTGAAGGAATTGGGACTAACAGTATTTAATGAAGATCCATAATGATCAGGTTTGACTAACCTTTTCATATAAGTGCATGAaactattttaagaataaataaacaggCTTTTAAAGTAGGTTGTAAGTTTAGGCAAAATTTGATTTGACACGTATCAAATGAATTCAACGCATCAGTGAATTCGCTCACCTACTTTATGGTTGGTTATATGtgaacctggaccacaaaaccagtcttaagtcgctggggtatatttgtagcaatagccaaaaatacattgtatgggtcaaaattatcaattttatgccaaaaatcattaggacattaagtaaagatcatgttccatgaagatattgtgtaaatttcctactgtaaatatctcaaaacttcatttttgattagtaatatgcatggctaagaacttcatttggacaactttaaaagtgattttctcaatattttgattttttgcaccctcagactccagattttcaaatacttgtatctcagccaaatattgtcatatcataaaaaaaaaacatgcatcaatggaaagcttatttctttcgaaaaattgacacttaagactggttttgtggtccatggtcacatatttACACCCAGTAGCACCATATATTAATATCATCAGCTGATGATCTCCAAGAATTTGTGATTGAATCAAAAGTAGTTTTGTAGCTATATAAATCCCAGTTTGCGGTGATGCAGTTTTGCGGTTCTTGCGCAAACATGACAATCATGAAACTCTCTTCTTGTGTTTATTTCAGGTTACTTACCTGATGATCCGGGCCGAAGTGAGGTGAAAGTGCCAGAAACCTGAAAGCACACAATGTCCCTCCACGTTATATATGAAGCCCGGTCCTCATATAGATTGAACAGGGGGTGTGGCTCAGGCTGAACGCGTTGAAGAACTTCACTGTTGAGTTATGatcgtgtgtttattagaaCACAACCTGCACGTTTGCCTCGTCTCAAgagttgtgtttttaaatttcacATTGTTGACCGATCCAGTTGGATTTCCTTTCAATAATTAACAGCTATGTTGGAAAAAGAACTGTTTTGTCAATAAACCATGATTTCACCTACTCCTCGTGTTATCATCTCACTTGGCATTTACGTGCAAATGTGACTTTAGTTTCCAGATTGTTTGTTTTCGTGCTTGTTTTATCTGCTGTCGCCTCAGCGTTTATAGCGTGAAACTCTTTTTATAGACCTAGTCTAGATTTTTAGTGCATAAACAATTGAATTACCCATTTTTTATCATGCACAAGTTAACCAACCAGttaactttttatttgtaaCAAATTAGTGTTAAAATGTCCATTTAGAAACCAGCTAATATGTTTAGATGAGAAATGTAGCCTATGTTCTGTTGAGAAATCCATTCATAAACGATCACAATCGTGTTCGCTTCATATCAAGGATACAAAAAGGTAGAATCGCTGTGATATTCGCTACAGGGTCTTTGTGCAAGAAATACTTGTCTTGCAACTTTTAAGGATTATGTTTTGAAGGGTCATCATCTCTATTTATAGGAAAAATCCAAGCCAAATTCTTGCAAATGCTACTTTTAGGTTAGTTTTGTGTTGCaccacatacatacataactGAAATGGCACCTCATCACCTGAACATTTGCAAAACTttataaacatttctttttaatgagTCGTCAGCTCAAGGAATCTGTAGGCCTTTCTAGTAATGCACTGCTGAATAGGCGTTTTCCAGGGAACACATTACCACTCTCATGGAAAATATCATCACAAAGGATATAAAACAAGTTTTAGACCAACTGTGATTGATGAATTCGGGTGTTGCTgagatttaaatgtttatttggtTCCATGCTGTTGCTGAAAAACCACGCGGCCGGTTTTAGTTAACAAATAGAGCCACCTGCTGGACAAAGAGTGAATTACAGTTTGAATCGATTTCGCTCAATTTCTACACGGCAGCGACATCTAGCGGGCAACAAATGTAACTACAACAACCTGCATGCTTAGTAGCTTTTAAACActattttttaaacagatttcCAGAAAACagacatgcatttttatttactattatggTAATTGCTATGGAAGAGCAATTTATTGCAATTTGTTTATATTAGAGAGCATCTGTAAAtttctatgttaaaatatattcttaaaatattacaaaataatcaatactatacatatatatatacacacacaaacaacaaagattattaattttttttctggacagttttatttatttttttattcaaaaccaTTTAAAACAAAGCATTTTAAGAGCCACTGAATATCCTTCCACGGTTGCAGAACATAACTTAAAAAACAAGACAAGCTCAGAACACAGCTCTAAAGAAATCGAAGTTTCACATTGTAAATTTATTCAACATTGTTgccttatttacttttttttttttttttctagtgacAATTTCATTGTAActtccttttaaaaaaaaataaaaacacagtatttgtatgtttaaatgcTAAAGACACGGTGAAACCCCTTctgaaaacattttacaaacacTCTTAAGCTGCCTTTTGAGAATGTTTGGTGTTTAAAATCCAAAGATAAACCAAGAAAGAAAGATAGATAAAGCAAGTTTAGGACAATATTCTTGCTTTTCGCCAACAGATTTAGCAAGGGCAAACTGTTTTGGCAAGATATAGACGGCTTGATTAAAAAAATGGGATACAAATGGATATGAATGAAATATAGTAACTCCTGTCAAATCAATCAGTACATAAAAAGCAAGTCAACAAGTCAACTATAAATGTtattcttaatataaaacttggtaaaaaatagttatttcaaaCTGTACAGTCACCAAGTACATAGAAGGATCAGACACTCATTAGCTTCTCATTTGGCATCGCCAGTAGCGTCAACCTTCTGTGCCTAGAAGAAagtgataataaataaaatagaagtCAGTTCCAAAGTGATTTGGTTGAGCAATTACCAAACTTTACACGCTTCACTAATTAGTTGCTGTGCTAGAACAGATATAATGAACAAAAAGCAGaagtaagtatttatttatttgtgtactTATTTATATCTTTTAAGCGCTTTTCAGACCGACCTGGTCTGCCTTGGCATCTCCATTTTCAGCAAGGTTGCTGCCCTTCTTCCCCTTGGCTGCCTTCTGTATAACCAATGACAATAAATATGATTGCAGAAATAATAACAGGCACCAACCTTAGCGATTTAATGGTTAACAAGTGGGCAAGGCATTCTGTCATCAGTGGAACAAAATTCAGCGACTAAAAGGTTAGTAATATTATTGCAAAGCTGTACATCCTTACCTTGGGGGCGGCTTTTTTGGGCTTTGGTTCTGCTCTAGGAGGAGCTGGTTTCTGTAAATCAATTCAGAGATGAATTAGACTTTagcattaataaaatatttatttattaaatagatCCTAAATATGATACTTACAGCAGACAACCTTGCGGAGCGTCTTGTTggctgcaaaaataataataatactgaattAACACCAATCAAAGATGTAACCAAATAA is drawn from Onychostoma macrolepis isolate SWU-2019 chromosome 16, ASM1243209v1, whole genome shotgun sequence and contains these coding sequences:
- the hmgn2 gene encoding non-histone chromosomal protein HMG-17, producing MPKRKMDGEKAAKGKEEPTRRSARLSAKPAPPRAEPKPKKAAPKKAAKGKKGSNLAENGDAKADQAQKVDATGDAK